The following coding sequences lie in one Saccharopolyspora hordei genomic window:
- a CDS encoding S1 family peptidase, with the protein MKRRLAARVAGTVLLAAGTVAALTMPATATETAPPETLAVTQLEAMQRDLGLTREQALQRLDQEAQAARAEQVLRQSLGSVYGGSYFDSRKGQLVVLTTDEARFDEIRAAGADPKKADFTAEQLDGVVQGLNARAATAPKAVTGWYAKARDNSVIVTTRPGTAAEAAQFVQTAGVLAEAVRVVESTENPRTYAVVGGNAYYIGSGARCSVGFSVQGGFVTAGHCGSAGDSTSQPTGQFEASRFPGNDYAWVSVTSDTPTAAVNRYDGSTVAVGGSTEASEGSSVCRSGSTTGWHCGSIEAKSQTVQYPEGTVSGLTRTNVCAEPGDSGGSFISGDQAQGVTSGGSGNCSSGGTTYFQPVNPILSAYGLTLLTQ; encoded by the coding sequence ATGAAGCGGAGACTCGCGGCTCGGGTGGCCGGGACCGTGCTCCTGGCAGCGGGGACTGTCGCCGCGCTCACCATGCCGGCGACCGCGACCGAAACCGCCCCGCCGGAGACCCTGGCGGTGACCCAGCTCGAAGCGATGCAACGCGACCTCGGCCTGACCCGGGAGCAGGCGTTGCAGCGCCTCGACCAGGAGGCACAGGCCGCTCGCGCTGAGCAGGTGCTGCGCCAGTCGCTGGGCAGCGTGTACGGCGGCTCCTACTTCGACTCCCGGAAGGGCCAGCTGGTCGTCCTGACGACCGACGAGGCCCGCTTCGACGAGATCCGCGCGGCGGGCGCGGACCCGAAGAAGGCCGACTTCACCGCCGAGCAGCTCGACGGCGTGGTCCAGGGGCTCAACGCCCGCGCCGCCACCGCGCCGAAGGCGGTCACGGGCTGGTACGCGAAGGCCCGGGACAACTCGGTCATCGTCACCACCCGGCCCGGCACCGCGGCCGAGGCGGCCCAGTTCGTGCAGACCGCGGGCGTCCTCGCCGAGGCCGTGCGCGTCGTCGAGTCGACGGAGAACCCCCGCACCTACGCGGTGGTCGGCGGCAACGCCTACTACATCGGCAGCGGCGCCCGCTGCTCGGTCGGGTTCTCGGTGCAGGGCGGCTTCGTGACCGCCGGCCACTGCGGCTCGGCCGGTGACAGCACGTCCCAGCCGACCGGCCAGTTCGAGGCCTCGCGGTTCCCGGGCAACGACTACGCCTGGGTCAGCGTCACCTCCGACACCCCGACCGCGGCGGTGAACCGCTACGACGGCAGCACCGTCGCGGTCGGTGGCTCCACCGAGGCCTCGGAGGGCTCGTCGGTCTGCCGCTCCGGCTCGACCACGGGCTGGCACTGCGGCTCGATCGAGGCGAAGAGCCAGACCGTGCAGTACCCGGAGGGCACCGTCAGCGGTCTGACCCGCACCAACGTCTGCGCCGAGCCCGGTGACTCGGGTGGCTCGTTCATCTCCGGCGACCAGGCGCAGGGCGTGACCTCGGGCGGTTCGGGCAACTGCAGCTCCGGCGGCACGACCTACTTCCAGCCGGTCAACCCGATCCTGTCGGCCTACGGCCTGACCCTGCTCACGCAGTGA
- a CDS encoding GntR family transcriptional regulator — translation MLETSASGGADSTGRAQREPKYWGLKQHLLDMLRSLPPGSPIPTERSLAAEFDVSRTTVRQALAELTVEGRLLRVQGKGTFAAKPKVAQRLQLSSYTEDMRAQGRQPTSRLLEVVEEPADAELAELLETKAGSTVLRLRRLRLADGEPMAIETTHLPLTRFRGLTGRLESGGSLYQVLRENFDVELGHAEETIETALASPEEAELLGSEVGLPMLLLSRHSFDTEGRPVEWVRSIYRGDRYKFVARLNPPSS, via the coding sequence ATGCTCGAAACGTCCGCGTCCGGCGGAGCGGACTCGACGGGGCGCGCGCAGCGCGAACCCAAGTACTGGGGGCTCAAGCAGCACCTGCTGGACATGCTCCGCTCGCTGCCGCCCGGATCGCCGATCCCCACCGAACGGTCGCTGGCCGCCGAGTTCGACGTCTCCCGCACCACCGTGCGCCAGGCGCTGGCCGAGCTGACGGTGGAGGGCCGGCTGCTGCGGGTGCAGGGCAAGGGCACCTTCGCCGCCAAGCCGAAGGTCGCTCAGCGGCTGCAGCTGAGCAGCTACACCGAGGACATGCGGGCGCAGGGCAGGCAGCCCACCTCGCGCCTGCTGGAGGTCGTCGAGGAACCGGCCGACGCCGAGCTGGCCGAGCTGCTGGAGACCAAGGCCGGCTCCACCGTGCTCCGGCTGCGCCGACTGCGCCTCGCCGACGGTGAGCCGATGGCCATCGAGACCACCCACCTGCCGCTGACCCGGTTCCGCGGGCTCACCGGGCGGCTGGAGTCCGGGGGCTCGCTGTACCAGGTGCTGCGGGAGAACTTCGACGTCGAGCTCGGGCACGCCGAGGAGACCATCGAGACCGCGCTGGCCAGCCCGGAGGAGGCGGAGCTGCTGGGCTCCGAGGTGGGGCTGCCGATGCTGCTGCTGTCCCGGCACTCCTTCGACACCGAGGGCCGCCCGGTGGAGTGGGTGCGGTCGATCTACCGCGGCGACCGGTACAAGTTCGTCGCCCGCCTCAACCCGCCGTCCAGCTGA